The Aggregatilinea lenta genome includes a region encoding these proteins:
- a CDS encoding ABC transporter ATP-binding protein codes for MDEDNIIVETRDLTKDLQMGQVTIRALRGVTLQVRRGEVLSIIGPSGSGKSTLLGLIGGLDTPTGGRVLIDGRDITDLSERELTRIRNEKIGFVFQFFNLLPTLTAEENVALPIQVARKRPARPAQRARELLAMLELDDRLHHRPSQLSGGQQQRVAIARALANNPPLVMCDEPTGNLDTISGALVMQALHDVNVQMGTTIIIVTHDMDVASQAHRVVALVDGQIADEYDPRSSAQRAGLEVLRRERVMSSEGAVR; via the coding sequence TTGGACGAGGACAACATCATCGTAGAAACGCGGGACCTGACCAAAGATTTGCAGATGGGCCAGGTCACGATTCGAGCGCTGCGAGGGGTCACGCTGCAGGTGCGCCGGGGCGAGGTCCTGAGCATCATCGGGCCGTCGGGAAGCGGCAAATCGACGCTGCTGGGGCTTATCGGCGGGCTGGATACCCCGACCGGGGGCCGGGTACTGATCGACGGTCGGGACATCACCGATCTCAGCGAACGCGAGCTGACACGGATCCGGAACGAAAAGATCGGCTTCGTCTTCCAGTTCTTCAACCTGCTCCCTACCCTCACAGCCGAAGAGAACGTCGCACTGCCGATCCAGGTCGCACGCAAACGACCGGCGCGCCCCGCACAACGCGCCCGCGAGCTGCTCGCCATGCTGGAGCTGGATGACCGGCTACATCACCGGCCCAGCCAGCTTTCGGGGGGCCAGCAGCAGCGGGTCGCCATCGCCCGCGCCCTGGCGAACAACCCGCCGCTGGTGATGTGCGACGAACCGACCGGCAACCTGGACACCATCTCCGGCGCGCTGGTGATGCAGGCCCTGCACGACGTCAACGTCCAGATGGGCACCACGATCATCATCGTCACGCATGACATGGACGTCGCCTCCCAGGCGCATCGGGTCGTCGCGCTGGTGGACGGCCAGATCGCCGACGAATATGATCCTCGTTCCAGCGCCCAGCGCGCGGGGCTTGAGGTTCTACGCCGGGAACGTGTCATGAGCAGCGAGGGTGCAGTCCGATGA